Proteins from one Sphingomonas sp. HF-S4 genomic window:
- the ftsZ gene encoding cell division protein FtsZ gives MSIEFLPAEVDELTPKITVIGVGGAGGNAIANMIRADVLGVEFLVANTDAQALKQSSAGHRIQLGAKITQGLGAGSRPEIGRAAAEETIDQVQKALEGAHMCFIAAGMGGGTGTGAAPVIAKAARDMGILTVGVVTKPFAFEGKRRAQSAESGIEELQKYVDTLIVIPNQNLFLIANANTTFKQAFEMADEVLQQGVRGITDLMVMPGLINLDFADVRSVMQEMGKAMMGTGEAEGDDRALIAAQKAIANPLLDGVSMNGAKGVIVSITGGEDMRLLEVDEAANHIRELVDPDANIIWGSAFNPDLEGKIRVSVVATGIDADAQARAAPAPEQTRVFSFATPRRSAAAAASEPAAVEAAPEPGFSEPVLEPEAPEPVAAAPIPEAYEPEPEPVAAQDESDELLLGEPMAEAAPEPEPAPAPAPELTSRRRWLTGGADEEPAPEPKPAGRRAGGTLFERMASRGASKATEEEDKDPLDIPRFLRSQNNQ, from the coding sequence ATGAGCATCGAATTTCTTCCGGCTGAGGTTGACGAGCTGACGCCCAAGATCACCGTGATCGGTGTGGGCGGCGCGGGCGGCAACGCGATCGCGAATATGATCCGCGCCGACGTGCTCGGGGTCGAGTTCCTCGTCGCCAACACCGACGCACAGGCACTCAAACAGTCCTCGGCGGGGCATCGCATCCAGCTGGGCGCGAAGATTACCCAAGGGCTCGGCGCAGGCTCGCGTCCCGAAATCGGTCGCGCCGCCGCCGAAGAGACGATCGATCAGGTTCAGAAGGCGCTCGAAGGCGCGCATATGTGCTTCATCGCGGCCGGCATGGGCGGCGGCACGGGCACCGGCGCCGCGCCGGTGATCGCCAAGGCCGCGCGCGACATGGGCATCCTCACCGTCGGCGTGGTGACCAAGCCGTTCGCCTTCGAAGGCAAGCGCCGCGCGCAGTCGGCGGAATCGGGCATCGAAGAGCTTCAGAAGTATGTCGACACGCTGATCGTCATCCCCAACCAGAACCTGTTCCTGATCGCCAACGCCAACACGACCTTCAAGCAGGCGTTCGAGATGGCCGACGAAGTGCTCCAGCAGGGCGTCCGCGGCATCACCGACCTCATGGTCATGCCGGGCCTCATCAACCTCGACTTCGCCGACGTCCGCTCGGTGATGCAGGAGATGGGCAAGGCGATGATGGGCACCGGTGAGGCCGAGGGTGACGATCGCGCACTGATCGCCGCGCAGAAGGCAATCGCCAATCCACTGCTCGACGGCGTCTCGATGAACGGCGCCAAGGGCGTCATCGTCTCGATCACCGGCGGCGAGGACATGCGCCTGCTCGAAGTCGACGAAGCCGCGAACCACATCCGCGAGTTGGTCGATCCCGACGCCAACATCATCTGGGGATCGGCGTTCAACCCCGATCTCGAAGGCAAGATCCGCGTCTCGGTCGTCGCGACGGGCATCGATGCCGACGCCCAGGCGCGCGCCGCCCCGGCGCCCGAGCAGACGCGCGTCTTCTCCTTCGCGACGCCGCGCCGCAGCGCCGCAGCGGCGGCATCGGAGCCCGCGGCGGTCGAAGCTGCGCCCGAGCCCGGCTTCTCCGAGCCTGTTCTCGAGCCCGAAGCACCCGAGCCCGTCGCTGCGGCGCCGATCCCGGAAGCATATGAGCCGGAGCCCGAGCCGGTCGCCGCGCAGGACGAATCCGACGAGCTGCTGCTTGGCGAGCCGATGGCCGAAGCCGCGCCCGAGCCCGAACCGGCGCCCGCTCCGGCACCCGAACTCACCAGCCGCCGTCGCTGGCTGACCGGCGGCGCCGACGAGGAGCCCGCGCCCGAACCCAAGCCCGCCGGTCGCCGTGCCGGAGGCACGCTGTTCGAGCGGATGGCCTCGCGCGGTGCCTCGAAGGCGACCGAGGAGGAGGACAAGGATCCGCTCGACATCCCGCGGTTCCTGCGCAGCCAGAACAACCAGTAA
- the ftsA gene encoding cell division protein FtsA has product MAKTVPEGLITALDVGSSKVSALIAQRSDDGQLVVLGTGQRESRGVKRGYVADMHATELAIREAVEQAERIAGTNIEDVWVSFSAGGLLSDVVKLEADLGGHRVEQADIDELLKAGRDAIDPQGKMVLHAQPTCYTIDGLAGVKRPLGLHADRLGIDIHVVSTEGSPVRNLDLCVRSAHLEVKSIIAAPVATGLACLTDEERELGVALVEIGAGVTNVSVFAGGVLAGLASIPMGSADITDDIASAFGTARTWAERTKCFHGSANLSPRDNHEMIDVQLAIPDDGAEGPRITKAQLNATIRQRLERLMSEIQKELKKLGFQDPIGRQIVLTGGGAELKGIADYAQQSLGNAVRVGRPKGLIALPEAHAGPAFATLAGLARFAAADPIDLRALEPSSHQMVTKTSPGALLQRLMTAFRSNY; this is encoded by the coding sequence ATGGCCAAGACGGTACCCGAAGGACTGATCACCGCGCTCGACGTCGGTTCGTCCAAGGTCTCGGCGCTGATCGCGCAGCGCAGCGACGACGGCCAGCTCGTCGTGCTCGGCACCGGCCAGCGCGAGAGCCGCGGCGTCAAGCGCGGCTATGTCGCCGACATGCACGCCACCGAACTCGCGATCCGCGAGGCGGTTGAGCAGGCGGAGCGCATCGCAGGTACCAATATCGAGGACGTCTGGGTCAGCTTCTCGGCGGGCGGCCTCCTCTCCGACGTCGTCAAGCTCGAGGCCGATCTCGGCGGACATCGCGTCGAGCAGGCCGATATCGACGAACTGCTCAAGGCTGGCCGCGACGCGATCGATCCGCAGGGCAAGATGGTCCTCCACGCCCAGCCGACCTGCTACACGATCGACGGGCTTGCGGGCGTGAAGCGTCCGCTGGGGCTGCATGCCGACCGGCTCGGCATCGACATCCATGTCGTCTCGACCGAGGGCTCGCCGGTGCGCAATCTCGATCTGTGCGTCCGCTCGGCGCATCTCGAGGTCAAGTCGATCATCGCCGCACCCGTCGCCACCGGGCTCGCCTGCCTCACCGACGAGGAACGCGAACTGGGCGTCGCCTTGGTCGAAATCGGCGCAGGGGTGACCAACGTCTCGGTGTTCGCCGGCGGCGTGCTCGCCGGGCTCGCATCGATCCCGATGGGCTCGGCCGACATCACCGACGACATCGCCTCGGCTTTCGGCACCGCACGGACCTGGGCCGAGCGCACCAAGTGCTTCCACGGTTCGGCCAATCTGTCGCCGCGCGACAATCACGAGATGATCGACGTCCAGCTCGCTATCCCCGACGACGGCGCTGAAGGCCCGCGCATCACCAAGGCGCAGCTCAATGCGACGATCCGCCAGCGGCTGGAGCGGCTGATGAGCGAGATCCAGAAGGAGCTCAAGAAGCTCGGTTTCCAGGATCCGATCGGCCGCCAGATCGTCCTCACCGGCGGCGGTGCCGAATTGAAGGGAATCGCCGATTATGCCCAGCAGTCGCTCGGCAATGCCGTCCGCGTCGGACGTCCCAAAGGGCTGATCGCGCTGCCCGAAGCGCATGCCGGCCCGGCCTTCGCCACCCTCGCTGGCCTCGCGCGCTTCGCCGCGGCCGATCCGATCGATCTGCGCGCGCTCGAGCCGTCGAGCCACCAGATGGTCACCAAGACGAGCCCCGGCGCGCTGCTCCAGCGTCTGATGACGGCGTTTCGGTCGAATTATTAA
- a CDS encoding cell division protein FtsQ/DivIB, with the protein MSRKPVQRTATRRGAAPRKKANARRPKRPSLLDQAVAALPFSEKTLTRIATWTIVGSVGAVALAVATWFGVPSMAGVAAANVVGEAGLKVDEIQIDGIKRMDKMTVYTQALDQDSRAMPLVDLALVRERLLKYPWVKDARVSRRLPNTLRIAIVEREPAAIWQSHGQLMLVDPTGVPLEPVSTDAMPDLPLLIGEGANGQEPARRKLLDAAPSLKPLVKAASWIGNRRWDLVFASGEKLQLPEGEEEAAKSLRKFAELDAAQGLLRKGTIRFDMRVPGNMVMQRPQGQAAATSVVTGE; encoded by the coding sequence TTGAGCCGCAAGCCCGTCCAACGCACCGCCACCAGGCGGGGTGCGGCGCCCAGGAAGAAGGCGAACGCGCGTCGCCCGAAGCGGCCGAGCCTGCTCGACCAGGCGGTCGCCGCGTTGCCGTTCAGCGAGAAGACGCTCACCCGCATCGCCACTTGGACGATCGTCGGCTCGGTCGGCGCGGTGGCGCTTGCGGTGGCAACCTGGTTCGGCGTGCCGTCGATGGCGGGTGTCGCGGCGGCCAATGTCGTCGGCGAGGCGGGATTGAAGGTCGACGAGATCCAGATCGACGGGATCAAGCGCATGGACAAGATGACTGTCTACACCCAGGCGCTCGATCAGGATTCGCGCGCGATGCCGCTGGTCGATCTCGCTCTGGTCCGCGAGCGGCTGCTCAAATATCCCTGGGTCAAGGACGCCCGCGTCTCGCGTCGCCTGCCCAACACCCTGCGCATCGCGATCGTCGAGCGCGAGCCCGCGGCGATCTGGCAGAGCCACGGCCAGCTGATGCTCGTCGATCCGACGGGCGTGCCGCTCGAGCCGGTATCGACCGATGCGATGCCCGATCTGCCGCTGCTGATCGGCGAGGGCGCCAATGGACAGGAGCCGGCCCGGCGGAAGCTGCTCGACGCGGCGCCGTCGCTCAAGCCGCTGGTCAAGGCGGCAAGCTGGATCGGCAATCGCCGCTGGGACCTGGTGTTCGCCAGCGGCGAGAAGCTCCAGCTTCCCGAGGGCGAGGAAGAGGCGGCTAAGTCCTTACGCAAATTCGCAGAGTTGGATGCGGCGCAGGGTCTGCTACGTAAGGGTACGATCCGCTTCGACATGCGCGTGCCCGGGAATATGGTGATGCAGCGGCCGCAAGGGCAAGCGGCCGCGACGAGCGTTGTGACAGGGGAATAA
- a CDS encoding D-alanine--D-alanine ligase, whose product MHIAVLMGGWSAEREVSLMSGAGVADALEGLGHKVSRVDMGRDLAARLTELAPDIVFNALHGTPGEDGTVQGTLDLLGLKYTHSGLVTSVIAIDKQLTKQTLVPHGIPMPGGRMVRTEELHARDPLPRPYVLKPVNEGSSVGVAIVTDEGNMGNPISADAAGPWQEFDELLAEPFIRGRELTTAVLGDQALGVTELIVRNGFYDYDAKYTDGLTEHVFPADIPQDVADACKRIALDAHRLLGCKGCSRADFRWDDSQGVEGLFLLEVNTQPGMTALSLVPEQARHLGISYPELVQRIVDEALA is encoded by the coding sequence TTGCACATCGCCGTGTTGATGGGCGGGTGGTCCGCCGAGCGCGAGGTCTCGCTGATGTCGGGCGCGGGAGTCGCCGATGCGCTCGAGGGACTCGGCCACAAGGTCAGCCGCGTCGACATGGGCCGCGATCTCGCGGCCAGGCTGACCGAACTCGCACCCGACATCGTCTTCAACGCGCTCCACGGCACGCCTGGCGAGGACGGCACTGTCCAGGGCACGCTCGACCTGCTCGGCCTCAAATACACCCACTCCGGCCTGGTCACCTCGGTGATCGCGATCGACAAGCAGCTCACCAAGCAGACGCTGGTTCCGCATGGCATCCCGATGCCCGGCGGGCGCATGGTCCGCACCGAGGAACTGCATGCGCGCGACCCGCTGCCGCGCCCTTATGTCCTCAAGCCGGTCAATGAAGGTTCTTCGGTCGGCGTCGCGATCGTCACCGACGAAGGTAATATGGGTAACCCGATCAGCGCCGACGCCGCGGGTCCCTGGCAGGAATTCGACGAACTCCTCGCCGAACCCTTCATCCGCGGCCGCGAGCTGACCACCGCCGTGCTCGGCGACCAGGCGCTCGGGGTCACCGAGCTGATCGTCCGCAATGGCTTCTACGATTACGACGCCAAATACACCGACGGCCTTACCGAGCACGTCTTCCCCGCGGACATCCCCCAGGACGTCGCCGATGCGTGCAAGCGCATTGCGCTCGACGCGCACCGGCTGCTCGGTTGCAAGGGCTGCTCGCGCGCCGATTTCCGCTGGGACGACAGCCAGGGCGTCGAGGGCCTCTTCCTGCTCGAGGTCAACACCCAGCCCGGCATGACCGCACTCAGCCTTGTCCCCGAACAGGCGCGGCATCTCGGCATTTCCTATCCCGAGCTGGTCCAGCGCATCGTCGACGAGGCGCTCGCTTGA
- the murB gene encoding UDP-N-acetylmuramate dehydrogenase — MNVCYALPPVRGKLTHAAPLAPLVWFKSGGAAEWLFEPADADDLATFLYALDPAVPVMGLGLGSNMIVRDGGVPGVVVRLGKAFAGVEQLDATTLRCGGGASGILVSSKARDAGIAGVEFLRSIPGTVGGFVRMNGGAYGRETKDILIECEVVLRSGERRTLQLADLGYTYRHSELPAGAIVVSATFRGRPGDPAAIQVEMDRIAAAREESQPLRSKTGGSTFKNPEGHKAWALIDAAGCRGLRRGDAQVSEKHCNFLLNLGNASSADIEALGEDVRAKVKAQSGVGLEWEIQRVGRFAEGAVEERIGVEK; from the coding sequence ATGAACGTCTGCTACGCCTTGCCCCCCGTCCGCGGAAAGCTCACCCACGCCGCCCCGCTTGCCCCACTCGTGTGGTTCAAGAGCGGCGGCGCGGCGGAATGGCTGTTCGAGCCCGCCGATGCCGACGACCTCGCCACTTTCCTCTACGCGCTCGATCCCGCGGTGCCGGTGATGGGCCTCGGCCTCGGCTCGAACATGATCGTCCGCGACGGCGGCGTGCCCGGCGTCGTCGTCCGCCTCGGCAAGGCATTCGCCGGCGTCGAGCAGCTCGACGCCACCACGCTGCGCTGTGGCGGCGGCGCCTCAGGCATTCTCGTCTCCTCCAAGGCGCGTGACGCAGGCATCGCCGGCGTCGAGTTCCTGCGCTCGATCCCCGGCACCGTCGGCGGGTTCGTGCGGATGAACGGCGGCGCCTATGGCCGCGAGACAAAGGACATCCTCATCGAGTGCGAAGTCGTGCTGCGCAGCGGCGAGCGCCGGACGCTGCAGCTCGCGGATCTCGGCTATACCTATCGCCATAGCGAATTGCCCGCAGGCGCGATCGTCGTCAGCGCGACCTTCCGCGGCCGGCCCGGCGACCCCGCCGCGATCCAGGTCGAGATGGACCGCATTGCCGCCGCGCGCGAGGAATCGCAGCCGCTGCGCTCGAAGACCGGCGGATCGACCTTCAAGAACCCCGAGGGGCACAAGGCCTGGGCGCTGATCGACGCCGCCGGCTGCCGCGGCTTGCGGCGAGGCGATGCGCAGGTCAGCGAAAAACACTGCAATTTCCTGCTCAATCTGGGCAATGCGTCCTCGGCCGATATCGAGGCGCTGGGCGAGGACGTCCGCGCCAAGGTCAAGGCCCAGTCCGGCGTCGGGCTGGAGTGGGAAATTCAGCGCGTCGGCAGGTTTGCCGAAGGCGCGGTCGAAGAGCGTATCGGGGTCGAGAAGTGA
- the murC gene encoding UDP-N-acetylmuramate--L-alanine ligase, producing the protein MKGVATDIGTIHFVGIGGIGMSGIAEVMHNLGYKVQGSDVAEGYVVQGLRDRGIAIEIGHKAENIGDAAVVVVSTAIVRTNPEVEAAYQHRVPVVRRAEMLAELMRLKSTVAVAGTHGKTTTTSMIAALLDAGGVDPTVINGGIINQYGSNARLGDSDWMVVEADESDGSFLRLDGTIAVVTNIDPEHLDHYGSFDRAKDAYVEFVENVPFYGAALLCLDHPEVQAIIPRVRDRRIITYGFAASADVRGVNVTPHSGGNRFEAIIRNRDGTVRSIENIELPMPGRHNVQNALAAIGVALELGIPDVTIQKGFARFGGVKRRFTKVGETQGVTVIDDYGHHPVEIRAVLAAARESAEGRVIAVVQPHRYSRLENLMDDFAQAFNDADMVLVTPVYAAGEEPREGVHAEALVDGIRRRGHRSADAIADADALAQRLAEVTVPGDMVVCLGAGDITKWAAGLAPAIEAARQGVPA; encoded by the coding sequence ATGAAGGGTGTCGCAACCGACATCGGCACGATCCATTTCGTCGGGATCGGCGGCATCGGCATGTCCGGCATCGCCGAAGTGATGCACAATCTCGGCTACAAGGTGCAGGGCTCGGACGTCGCCGAGGGCTATGTCGTCCAGGGGCTGCGCGACCGCGGCATCGCGATCGAGATCGGCCACAAGGCAGAGAATATCGGCGATGCGGCCGTGGTCGTGGTCTCGACCGCGATCGTGCGCACCAATCCCGAGGTCGAGGCTGCGTACCAGCACCGCGTCCCCGTGGTGCGCCGCGCCGAGATGCTTGCCGAGCTGATGCGCCTGAAGTCCACCGTCGCCGTCGCGGGCACCCACGGCAAGACCACGACCACCTCTATGATCGCCGCGCTGCTCGACGCGGGTGGGGTCGATCCCACCGTGATCAACGGCGGGATCATCAACCAGTACGGCTCGAACGCCCGATTGGGTGACAGCGACTGGATGGTGGTCGAGGCCGATGAGAGCGACGGCAGCTTCCTTCGCCTCGACGGCACGATCGCGGTGGTGACCAATATCGATCCCGAGCATCTCGATCACTATGGCAGCTTCGACCGCGCCAAGGACGCCTATGTCGAGTTCGTCGAGAACGTGCCCTTCTATGGCGCGGCCTTGCTCTGCCTCGATCATCCCGAAGTCCAGGCGATCATCCCGCGGGTCCGCGATCGCCGGATTATCACCTACGGCTTCGCCGCCTCGGCCGACGTCCGGGGCGTCAACGTAACCCCGCATTCGGGCGGCAACCGTTTCGAGGCGATCATCCGCAACCGCGACGGCACCGTGCGTTCGATCGAGAATATCGAGCTGCCGATGCCCGGCCGTCACAACGTCCAGAACGCGCTCGCCGCGATCGGCGTCGCGCTCGAGCTCGGCATCCCCGACGTGACGATCCAGAAGGGCTTTGCGCGCTTCGGCGGGGTCAAGCGCCGCTTCACCAAGGTCGGCGAGACCCAGGGGGTGACGGTGATCGACGATTACGGACACCACCCGGTCGAGATCCGCGCGGTGCTCGCCGCCGCGCGCGAGAGCGCCGAGGGCAGGGTGATCGCGGTGGTACAGCCACACCGATATTCACGCCTCGAAAACCTGATGGACGACTTCGCCCAGGCGTTCAACGACGCCGACATGGTGCTGGTCACCCCGGTCTATGCTGCGGGCGAGGAGCCGCGCGAGGGCGTGCATGCCGAGGCTTTGGTCGACGGCATCCGCCGCCGCGGGCACCGCTCGGCCGACGCCATCGCCGACGCCGATGCGCTGGCACAGCGGCTCGCCGAAGTCACCGTGCCGGGAGACATGGTCGTGTGCCTCGGCGCGGGCGACATCACCAAATGGGCAGCTGGGCTCGCCCCTGCGATTGAGGCGGCGCGGCAGGGCGTGCCGGCATGA
- the murG gene encoding undecaprenyldiphospho-muramoylpentapeptide beta-N-acetylglucosaminyltransferase — protein sequence MTKSRSYVLAAGGTGGHMVPAAALAAELARRGHKVALVSDDRGVRFPGLFEGIDTHVLPAGRLGGGPLGYIRAAGRIMAGRSMALRLFKELRPAAVIGFGGYPALPTLLAAFRAGVPTVIHEQNAVLGRVNRFVAGRVSAIATSYDAVERMKPRWDAKTHLIGNPVREAVLDLRERPYPVLDEDGIFRVLVTGGSQGATVLSKVVPDGLALLPVHFRRRLQVTHQARIEDIDAVRAKYQAHGIPADVSTYITDMPEALAWAHIVIARAGASTIAELTAAGRPAILVPLPSATDDHQTANAREVTNVGGARTISQRNFTATELAKQIQKLGLDAQGLENAATRAKSVGRPHAASDLADLVESIHAPTAPIKVRRAAIQGRLAHA from the coding sequence ATGACGAAGTCGCGGAGCTATGTTCTGGCAGCAGGCGGGACCGGGGGGCACATGGTCCCCGCGGCGGCGCTGGCGGCGGAGCTGGCCAGAAGGGGGCACAAGGTCGCGCTGGTCAGCGACGATCGCGGGGTGCGTTTCCCAGGACTGTTCGAGGGAATCGACACGCATGTGCTGCCCGCCGGTCGGCTGGGTGGTGGGCCGCTCGGCTATATCCGTGCGGCCGGGCGTATCATGGCGGGACGATCGATGGCGCTGCGCCTGTTCAAGGAACTGCGTCCCGCGGCGGTGATCGGCTTCGGCGGCTATCCCGCATTGCCGACCCTGCTCGCCGCGTTCCGCGCCGGCGTGCCGACGGTGATCCACGAGCAGAACGCCGTGCTTGGCCGGGTCAACCGCTTCGTCGCCGGGCGGGTGAGCGCGATCGCCACTTCCTATGACGCCGTCGAGCGAATGAAGCCGCGCTGGGACGCCAAGACGCACCTCATCGGCAATCCGGTCCGCGAGGCGGTGCTCGATCTTCGCGAACGGCCCTATCCCGTGCTCGACGAGGATGGCATCTTCCGCGTCCTCGTCACGGGCGGCAGCCAGGGCGCGACGGTGCTGAGCAAGGTCGTCCCCGATGGGCTCGCCTTGCTCCCGGTGCATTTCCGCCGCCGGCTGCAGGTCACCCACCAGGCACGCATCGAGGATATCGACGCCGTCCGCGCCAAGTATCAGGCGCACGGCATCCCCGCCGACGTCTCGACCTACATCACCGATATGCCCGAGGCGTTGGCTTGGGCGCATATCGTCATCGCCCGCGCCGGCGCCTCGACGATCGCCGAGCTGACCGCGGCAGGCCGCCCGGCGATCCTCGTGCCGCTGCCCAGCGCGACCGATGATCACCAGACCGCCAATGCGCGCGAAGTCACCAATGTCGGCGGCGCGCGCACCATTTCGCAGCGCAACTTCACTGCGACCGAGCTCGCCAAGCAGATCCAGAAGCTCGGGCTCGACGCCCAGGGCCTCGAAAACGCTGCGACCCGCGCCAAGAGTGTCGGTCGTCCGCACGCGGCGAGCGACCTCGCCGATCTCGTCGAATCGATTCACGCTCCCACGGCGCCGATCAAGGTGCGCCGTGCGGCCATCCAGGGAAGGCTCGCCCACGCATGA
- a CDS encoding FtsW/RodA/SpoVE family cell cycle protein, whose product MWFWEVDRMLLLLAMLLIAIGLVAVAAASPATAKRYSDATHIVQPMYYFWRQLMWVCLSVPVLIFVSMLPVTLARRLALAGAAFFLLLLVLVPILGSETNGARRWLDLGVSDLQPSEFLKPFFIVATAWMLSFRAKDPELPVLFITGGMTAVIAVLLMLQPDFGQTMVFGIVWLILLTISGISAVAIASLFGLAIGGVVAAYLFYSTARTRIDNFLFPTKEAALADRYQVDMAHQTLSAGGLTGTGPGSGQVKFKLPEAHTDYIFSVIGEEFGLISCAVIVILYAAIVIRVFMKMLDEEDAFRLLAASGLAAQFGVQALINMAVNTGIAPSKGMTLPFISYGGSSMIALSIGYGLLLAFTRRNPYLKRSPYTGRWSKG is encoded by the coding sequence ATGTGGTTCTGGGAAGTCGATCGCATGCTGCTGCTGCTCGCGATGCTGCTGATCGCGATCGGCCTCGTCGCGGTGGCCGCCGCTTCGCCGGCGACCGCCAAGCGCTATTCGGACGCCACCCATATCGTCCAGCCGATGTATTATTTCTGGCGCCAGCTGATGTGGGTATGCCTGTCGGTGCCGGTGCTGATCTTCGTGTCGATGCTGCCGGTCACCCTGGCGCGGCGGCTCGCCTTGGCCGGTGCGGCGTTCTTCCTGCTGCTGCTCGTGCTGGTGCCGATCCTCGGCTCGGAGACTAACGGCGCGCGGCGCTGGCTCGATCTCGGCGTCTCCGATCTACAGCCCTCCGAGTTCCTGAAACCCTTTTTCATCGTTGCGACCGCGTGGATGCTGTCGTTCCGCGCCAAGGATCCCGAACTGCCCGTGCTATTCATCACCGGCGGGATGACTGCGGTGATCGCCGTGCTGCTGATGCTCCAGCCCGATTTCGGCCAGACGATGGTTTTCGGGATCGTTTGGCTGATCCTGCTGACCATTTCGGGGATCTCGGCGGTCGCGATCGCGAGCCTGTTCGGCCTCGCCATCGGCGGCGTGGTCGCGGCGTATCTGTTCTACAGCACCGCGCGCACCCGCATCGACAATTTCCTCTTCCCCACCAAGGAAGCCGCGCTCGCCGACCGCTACCAGGTCGACATGGCGCACCAGACGCTGAGCGCTGGCGGCCTTACCGGCACCGGCCCGGGCAGCGGCCAGGTCAAGTTCAAGCTGCCCGAGGCGCATACCGACTATATCTTCTCGGTGATCGGCGAGGAGTTCGGGCTGATCTCGTGCGCAGTGATCGTCATACTCTATGCGGCGATCGTCATCCGCGTGTTCATGAAGATGCTCGACGAGGAGGACGCCTTCCGCCTGCTCGCCGCCTCGGGCCTCGCCGCGCAGTTCGGTGTCCAGGCGCTGATCAACATGGCGGTCAACACCGGCATCGCGCCTTCGAAGGGCATGACCTTGCCCTTCATCAGCTATGGCGGGTCGTCGATGATCGCGCTGTCGATCGGATACGGGTTGCTGCTCGCCTTCACGCGCCGAAACCCGTATCTGAAGCGCTCGCCATATACGGGTCGGTGGAGCAAGGGATGA
- the murD gene encoding UDP-N-acetylmuramoyl-L-alanine--D-glutamate ligase: protein MITSTAWRGKRYAVLGLARSGAATVRALVASGASVLGWDDNEAAQRSVWEQLKADRLELDTEPGFTTKDWVSFPVDLSGFDAVVVSPGVPLNRHPVVEKAAKYGVPVIGDIELFAQARAELPPHKVVGITGTNGKSTTTALIDHIVRTAGLPSLAGGNIGLPILGRDPLPEGGVYVLELSSYQIDLTYRLDCDVAVLLNLTPDHLDRYEGFAGYAASKARLFEMQSAGHAAVIGIGDEPSAAIARQIATTGRSEDITRIAPGVCMDQSRWPALQGQHNAQNALAAIAACEALGIDRPAIDKGLETFPGLPHRMERVASRNGVLFVNDSKATNADSTTPALSAYPRVHWILGGLAKTDSLEACRPGFGHVVHAYTIGDAGELFACLLEGEMPVERSGTLDAAVRSAAANAQPGETVLLSPACASFDQFKDYEARGQAFRDAVEALG from the coding sequence GTGATCACGAGTACGGCCTGGCGCGGCAAACGCTATGCGGTGCTCGGGCTTGCGCGGTCGGGTGCGGCGACGGTGCGCGCGCTGGTAGCGAGCGGGGCGAGCGTGCTCGGCTGGGACGATAACGAGGCTGCGCAACGTTCCGTGTGGGAGCAGCTCAAGGCCGATCGTCTAGAGCTCGACACCGAACCTGGCTTTACAACCAAGGACTGGGTGTCGTTTCCCGTCGATTTGAGTGGCTTCGACGCGGTCGTCGTTTCGCCCGGTGTTCCGCTGAACCGGCATCCCGTTGTGGAAAAGGCCGCGAAATATGGCGTGCCCGTCATCGGCGATATCGAGCTGTTCGCCCAGGCGCGCGCCGAACTCCCGCCGCACAAGGTGGTCGGCATCACCGGCACCAACGGCAAGTCGACCACCACTGCGCTGATCGACCATATCGTGCGCACCGCCGGGCTGCCGAGCCTCGCCGGCGGCAATATCGGCCTGCCGATCCTCGGCCGCGATCCGCTCCCCGAGGGCGGCGTCTATGTCCTTGAGCTGTCGAGCTACCAGATCGACCTGACCTACCGCCTCGACTGTGACGTTGCGGTGCTGCTCAACCTCACCCCGGATCATCTGGACCGCTATGAGGGTTTCGCAGGCTATGCCGCCTCCAAGGCGCGGCTGTTCGAAATGCAGTCGGCCGGCCATGCCGCGGTGATCGGCATCGGCGACGAACCCTCCGCCGCCATCGCCCGCCAGATCGCCACAACCGGCCGTTCCGAGGACATCACCAGGATCGCCCCCGGCGTCTGCATGGATCAGTCGCGCTGGCCTGCGCTCCAGGGCCAGCACAACGCCCAGAACGCGCTCGCTGCGATCGCCGCGTGCGAAGCGCTCGGCATCGACAGGCCTGCGATCGACAAGGGCCTCGAAACCTTCCCCGGCCTTCCGCACCGGATGGAGCGCGTCGCCAGCCGCAACGGCGTGCTGTTCGTCAACGACAGCAAGGCGACCAACGCCGATTCCACCACTCCGGCGCTGTCGGCCTATCCGCGCGTCCACTGGATCCTCGGCGGGCTCGCCAAGACCGACAGCCTGGAGGCATGCCGCCCCGGCTTCGGGCATGTCGTCCACGCCTATACGATCGGCGATGCGGGCGAGTTGTTCGCCTGCCTGCTCGAGGGCGAGATGCCGGTCGAGCGCTCGGGCACGCTCGACGCCGCGGTCCGGTCCGCCGCCGCCAACGCCCAGCCCGGCGAGACCGTGCTGCTGTCTCCCGCCTGCGCCTCGTTCGACCAGTTCAAGGACTATGAGGCGCGCGGCCAGGCCTTTCGCGACGCCGTGGAGGCGCTCGGGTGA